The uncultured Cohaesibacter sp. genome window below encodes:
- a CDS encoding DctP family TRAP transporter solute-binding subunit, whose amino-acid sequence MRVLVNPVFGALLASALMAGTALAGNVTLRLGHVGAPVSPQQTIADLFAQKVKDYSAGSVKLQIFNSSTLGNERQLQDGVRSGTLDMTVAGTFSYFVPWAGALEAPMLYSSLDHFTSFFSSDKGKALMEAFEQDAGVKTLFVVPHGGFRYITMNDVEVKSPSDLKGVKIRNPNVPSFNIMAEAVGAIPTPIDFSELYVALQRGVVQGQHNPVGNIVGARLYEVQDSLSMVPWGISPHMVSMSTRAWEKLDKDQQDAVTRAASEVATEYPSIAVQDEEKLLDQIKDQITLIKPDDIDLDAFLAVFREKGLSALKSEYGDAAGKWLDAIDAAR is encoded by the coding sequence ATGAGAGTTTTAGTAAATCCAGTTTTTGGAGCCTTGTTGGCCAGCGCTTTGATGGCGGGAACCGCCCTTGCCGGTAACGTGACGTTGCGTCTTGGTCATGTCGGGGCTCCAGTTAGTCCTCAGCAGACAATTGCGGATTTGTTTGCCCAAAAGGTGAAGGACTACAGTGCAGGCAGCGTCAAGCTCCAGATTTTCAACTCGAGCACGCTTGGTAACGAGCGTCAGCTTCAGGATGGGGTGCGCAGTGGCACTCTTGATATGACTGTTGCTGGCACATTTTCCTATTTTGTGCCTTGGGCTGGCGCCCTTGAGGCCCCGATGCTCTATTCGAGCCTGGATCATTTCACGAGCTTCTTCTCCAGTGACAAAGGTAAAGCCCTTATGGAAGCCTTTGAACAGGATGCAGGTGTTAAAACTCTTTTCGTCGTTCCGCATGGTGGCTTCCGCTATATCACGATGAATGATGTGGAGGTCAAATCCCCATCGGATCTTAAAGGCGTAAAGATCCGTAATCCGAACGTTCCGTCCTTCAACATCATGGCCGAAGCTGTTGGTGCTATTCCTACGCCAATCGATTTTTCCGAGCTTTATGTTGCCCTTCAGCGCGGTGTTGTTCAGGGCCAGCATAACCCTGTTGGCAATATTGTTGGGGCACGTCTTTATGAAGTTCAGGATTCCCTGTCCATGGTGCCTTGGGGTATCTCACCGCATATGGTGTCCATGAGTACTCGTGCATGGGAAAAGCTGGACAAAGACCAACAAGATGCAGTGACCCGAGCAGCTTCTGAGGTGGCCACGGAATATCCTTCTATTGCCGTGCAGGATGAAGAAAAGCTGCTCGATCAAATCAAGGATCAGATCACGCTTATCAAGCCGGACGACATTGACCTTGATGCATTCTTGGCAGTTTTCCGTGAAAAGGGCCTCTCTGCCTTGAAGAGCGAATATGGCGACGCAGCTGGCAAATGGCTCGATGCCATTGATGCAGCTCGCTGA
- a CDS encoding FadR/GntR family transcriptional regulator: MADTARKTTNGYQRVMDFLREQLLSGALKEGDVLLPERDLCQMLEVSRPVLREALRALSILSVIEIRHGVGSIVRTPDINVLGDFVSFALAQQGDDVMEARIAVECQAARLVVTRSTISGFEKMRRYADEIADTITDPVAGSQADYNFHMALVEASASPALRTLYVAIADLLKRSHFDRREFVGADEETRKQVIDDHYRILTILTEGNADAAEAAIREHFEIGRAIRMRMSLQRG; encoded by the coding sequence ATGGCAGATACAGCTAGAAAAACAACAAACGGCTATCAACGTGTGATGGACTTTTTGCGGGAGCAGCTTCTGTCTGGTGCCCTTAAGGAAGGAGATGTTCTGCTGCCCGAGCGAGACCTTTGTCAGATGCTTGAGGTGAGCCGTCCCGTTCTTAGAGAGGCATTAAGGGCGCTTTCCATTTTGAGTGTTATCGAAATCCGCCACGGTGTCGGTTCGATCGTGCGTACACCCGACATCAACGTTTTGGGTGACTTCGTCAGCTTTGCTCTTGCGCAGCAAGGGGATGATGTGATGGAAGCGCGAATTGCGGTTGAATGTCAGGCCGCCCGGCTTGTTGTGACGCGTTCGACCATTTCTGGCTTTGAAAAAATGCGTCGTTATGCCGACGAGATCGCAGACACGATTACTGATCCTGTCGCCGGATCTCAGGCTGATTACAATTTTCATATGGCGTTGGTTGAGGCGAGCGCATCTCCTGCGCTGCGAACTCTTTATGTGGCTATCGCGGACCTTCTCAAACGGTCTCATTTTGACCGGCGTGAGTTTGTCGGGGCAGATGAAGAAACCCGCAAGCAGGTTATCGATGATCACTATCGGATCTTGACCATCCTGACGGAGGGAAATGCAGATGCGGCTGAAGCCGCCATTCGTGAGCATTTCGAAATAGGACGAGCCATTCGCATGAGGATGTCTCTCCAGCGTGGCTAA
- a CDS encoding IS91 family transposase, with amino-acid sequence MSRSKLEIADIFRQYGPAWRQANKGHISLDQLKVMSAIEACRTEALGGHVAACAKCGHHHIAYNSCKNRHCPKCQGPAARDWMTARAEDLLPVEYFHLVFTLPAGIAQIAYWNKRALYGLLFRSSAETVMTIAADPKRMGAKVGMTSVLHTWGSALTHHPHIHMIVPGGGLSPDGTRWVGSKPGFFLHVRVLSRLFRRLFLEGMLALHQSDKLAFFGDLAGLSEPEAFAAWLAPLRRTEWVVYAKPPFGGPEAVLAYLSRYTHRVAISNNRLISADASTVTFRWKDYRIKSGDQQKIMQLATPEFIRRFLLHVLPAGFHRIRHYGVLASANRKANIARIRTILGVEQPQEDNKEEPAAEVIPLTLREPCPGCGGPMRIIEIFRRGQKPLSRAPPREKAA; translated from the coding sequence GTGTCTCGCTCCAAGCTGGAGATAGCCGATATCTTTCGACAATATGGCCCAGCCTGGCGACAAGCCAACAAGGGACATATAAGCCTTGACCAACTCAAGGTGATGTCAGCAATAGAGGCCTGCCGAACCGAGGCGCTTGGCGGGCATGTGGCAGCTTGTGCCAAGTGTGGCCACCATCACATCGCCTATAATTCTTGCAAGAACCGCCATTGCCCGAAGTGTCAGGGTCCCGCCGCTCGTGACTGGATGACAGCAAGAGCCGAAGACCTGTTGCCAGTCGAGTATTTCCACCTCGTCTTCACCCTCCCAGCGGGGATTGCCCAGATTGCCTACTGGAACAAGCGAGCACTCTATGGGCTGTTGTTCAGGAGCTCTGCGGAAACGGTCATGACCATCGCCGCGGATCCCAAGCGTATGGGTGCCAAGGTTGGAATGACCTCTGTGCTGCATACATGGGGTTCGGCACTGACGCATCATCCTCACATCCATATGATCGTGCCCGGCGGAGGCCTGTCACCAGATGGCACAAGGTGGGTGGGATCCAAGCCCGGCTTCTTCCTGCATGTGCGGGTGCTATCCCGGCTGTTCCGACGGCTGTTTCTGGAAGGAATGCTGGCTTTGCATCAGTCTGACAAGCTCGCCTTCTTCGGGGATTTGGCAGGACTATCTGAGCCAGAGGCGTTTGCCGCCTGGTTGGCACCACTCCGCAGAACCGAATGGGTGGTCTATGCCAAGCCTCCCTTTGGCGGCCCGGAAGCTGTGTTGGCCTATCTCAGCCGATACACCCATCGGGTGGCAATCTCCAATAACCGGCTGATCAGTGCGGATGCCAGTACCGTGACTTTCCGCTGGAAGGATTACCGTATCAAATCGGGAGATCAACAAAAGATCATGCAATTGGCGACGCCCGAGTTCATCCGTCGCTTCCTGCTCCATGTCCTGCCTGCAGGCTTTCATAGGATCCGGCATTACGGGGTCCTGGCCAGCGCCAACCGCAAGGCCAACATTGCGAGGATCCGCACAATTCTGGGAGTTGAGCAACCGCAGGAAGATAACAAAGAGGAACCGGCTGCAGAGGTCATTCCGCTAACCCTGCGGGAACCCTGTCCTGGTTGCGGTGGCCCCATGCGGATCATCGAGATCTTCCGGCGAGGTCAGAAGCCACTATCCCGGGCGCCACCAAGGGAAAAGGCCGCATGA
- a CDS encoding site-specific integrase: MTEERTTPLRQRMIEDMRIRGMGDKAQKAHIRAIKDFAAFLGHTPDDATPEELRAYQLHMTDAGITPTTFNARIVALRFFFTMTCGREEMKRYMQFRREPRKLPVVLSIEEVSDLLMAAPGPGLKYRAALSIAYGAGLRASEVCNLKVCDIDSDRMLIHVEQGKGGKDRKVMLSPGLLHLLRTYWREARPGGWLFPGKSTINPISPRQLSRAFGSAKNMAGIRKTATLHTLRHSFATHLLEANTDVRVIQVLLGHAKLSTTAQYTHVATKTIRDTVSPFEMLASLQDQTVKRSLE; encoded by the coding sequence ATGACGGAGGAGAGAACCACACCCTTACGCCAACGAATGATCGAAGATATGCGCATACGCGGAATGGGCGACAAAGCGCAAAAGGCCCATATCAGGGCGATCAAGGATTTTGCAGCCTTTCTTGGTCATACCCCGGACGACGCCACACCGGAAGAATTACGCGCCTATCAACTTCACATGACAGATGCCGGCATAACACCGACAACCTTCAATGCCCGTATCGTGGCGCTCCGCTTCTTTTTCACCATGACCTGTGGTCGCGAGGAGATGAAGCGGTATATGCAGTTCCGCAGAGAGCCGCGCAAGCTGCCAGTAGTTCTGAGCATTGAAGAAGTTTCAGATCTGCTGATGGCCGCACCAGGACCAGGTCTGAAGTACCGTGCCGCGCTCAGCATCGCCTATGGGGCCGGGCTGCGGGCATCCGAGGTTTGCAATCTCAAGGTTTGTGACATCGACAGTGACAGGATGCTGATCCATGTCGAACAGGGTAAAGGAGGCAAGGACCGCAAGGTCATGCTATCTCCGGGCTTGCTGCATCTATTGCGAACCTATTGGCGCGAGGCTCGCCCGGGAGGTTGGCTGTTTCCGGGCAAGTCGACGATCAACCCGATTTCACCACGACAATTGAGCCGTGCCTTTGGGTCGGCAAAGAATATGGCCGGGATCAGGAAGACCGCGACCCTGCATACATTGCGACACAGCTTTGCCACTCATCTGCTCGAAGCCAACACGGATGTGCGGGTGATACAGGTCTTGCTCGGCCATGCCAAGCTGTCCACGACGGCGCAATATACCCATGTTGCCACCAAGACAATCCGAGACACCGTCAGCCCCTTTGAGATGCTGGCCAGCTTGCAGGATCAAACCGTGAAGCGAAGCCTAGAATAA
- a CDS encoding LacI family DNA-binding transcriptional regulator, with protein sequence MKAKSVTSHDVAKLAGVSRSTVSLVLNGSDAVSLSDDTKERVREAARMLGYRPNSAALMLRKGRTDTIGLVITETRSIRVDAYIPILHYAIANVLKEAGYSLLLETFERKKGVNPYTDLVVSHRIDGLMVLSPHVEDKDLHALLDSGFPVVQIGSIGHPDELSVSTCTKESTTEAVRHILALGHRHIGSVPFSPAGFSATDTRLQELRQELLKNGIVLDDGCIEFGDFSAESGYEATLRLMKRAPSITAIFAGNDTIALGIIGALNSLGLSVPGDVSVIGYDDLPFSGFISPPLTTVRMNADHQGRLAADLMVKRLKGEEIPQKRLVLPSEVVIRQSTAAPKK encoded by the coding sequence ATGAAAGCAAAATCTGTCACCAGCCATGATGTGGCCAAACTGGCCGGCGTATCACGCTCAACCGTGTCCCTTGTTCTGAACGGCTCCGACGCTGTCAGCCTCAGTGACGACACCAAGGAACGCGTGCGTGAAGCAGCGCGCATGCTGGGCTATCGTCCCAATTCTGCTGCGCTCATGTTGCGCAAGGGGCGTACAGATACGATCGGTCTAGTGATTACAGAAACGCGCTCTATCCGCGTGGATGCCTATATTCCGATATTGCATTATGCGATTGCCAATGTTCTGAAAGAGGCGGGCTATAGTCTACTCTTGGAAACCTTCGAGCGAAAAAAGGGTGTTAATCCCTATACCGATCTTGTCGTTTCTCATCGCATAGACGGATTGATGGTGCTCAGCCCTCATGTGGAAGACAAGGATCTCCATGCCTTGTTGGATAGTGGTTTTCCCGTGGTGCAGATTGGCTCGATTGGTCATCCCGATGAGCTGAGCGTTTCGACTTGTACAAAAGAAAGCACAACGGAAGCTGTCCGTCATATTCTGGCGTTAGGTCACCGTCATATTGGCAGCGTCCCCTTTTCGCCAGCAGGTTTTTCCGCAACAGATACCCGATTGCAGGAACTGCGTCAGGAGCTTTTAAAAAACGGGATAGTACTTGACGATGGCTGCATCGAATTCGGTGATTTCAGCGCGGAGAGCGGCTATGAAGCAACCCTGCGCTTAATGAAACGCGCGCCATCAATTACAGCAATATTTGCAGGAAATGATACTATCGCGTTGGGCATAATAGGAGCGCTTAACAGTCTTGGGCTATCAGTGCCCGGTGATGTATCCGTCATTGGATATGATGATCTGCCTTTTTCGGGCTTCATCTCCCCGCCACTGACAACAGTAAGAATGAACGCTGACCATCAGGGCAGGCTCGCTGCGGACCTTATGGTCAAACGCTTGAAGGGGGAAGAGATACCGCAAAAGCGGCTTGTATTACCCTCAGAGGTCGTTATCCGCCAATCAACTGCAGCACCGAAAAAGTAG
- a CDS encoding sugar ABC transporter permease, with the protein MMTGRSADKSVNADKGSGLFGNRLRRKEALTGYLFILPALIGLIAFFAFPTIRAAQISLTNWNLMRPAHWIGFDNYGKLWADRKFWDSMQITMLYVIYNIPLQTALGLIIAVLADRLAKSVLFRAVIIAPYLISNVVAGLVWLLMLDPLIGLTNAFLTGIGIPPQSFLSSPDQALISVAGISIWRHVGFTALLFYAGLQSIPRDLYEAARLDGASESAMFRMITLPLLRPVMVFVLVTSVVGSFQVFDVIAVTTQGGPANSTRAVLWYIYENAFQFSRMGYASAMSMVLFVFLILVTLLQMRLLHADSSDLG; encoded by the coding sequence ATGATGACCGGACGAAGTGCCGACAAATCGGTCAACGCAGACAAAGGATCAGGCTTGTTTGGAAACAGGCTGCGCAGGAAAGAAGCCCTCACGGGCTATCTCTTCATACTGCCAGCCCTCATCGGCCTCATTGCCTTCTTCGCTTTTCCCACCATCCGGGCCGCGCAGATCAGCCTGACCAACTGGAACCTGATGCGCCCGGCGCACTGGATCGGGTTTGACAATTACGGCAAGCTCTGGGCCGATAGGAAATTCTGGGACTCGATGCAGATCACGATGCTCTATGTGATCTACAACATCCCCCTTCAAACGGCCCTCGGCCTGATCATTGCCGTGCTCGCCGACAGACTTGCCAAATCGGTTCTGTTCCGGGCCGTGATCATCGCCCCCTATCTCATCTCAAACGTGGTTGCCGGCCTTGTCTGGCTGCTCATGCTGGACCCGCTGATCGGCCTGACCAACGCCTTTCTCACCGGCATCGGCATCCCGCCACAATCCTTTCTCAGCTCGCCCGATCAGGCGCTCATTTCCGTTGCAGGCATCTCGATCTGGCGTCATGTCGGCTTTACTGCCTTGCTTTTCTATGCGGGCCTTCAGTCGATCCCGCGCGATCTTTATGAAGCGGCTCGTCTGGATGGTGCCAGCGAAAGCGCCATGTTCCGCATGATCACGCTGCCGCTGTTGCGCCCGGTCATGGTGTTTGTGCTGGTGACCAGCGTCGTCGGATCCTTCCAGGTGTTTGATGTGATCGCCGTAACGACCCAAGGCGGACCGGCCAACTCCACCCGCGCCGTGCTCTGGTACATCTATGAGAATGCCTTCCAGTTCAGCCGCATGGGCTATGCCTCGGCCATGTCCATGGTGCTATTCGTCTTCCTCATTTTGGTAACGCTCTTGCAGATGCGCCTGCTGCATGCCGACAGTTCGGATCTGGGATAG
- a CDS encoding carbohydrate ABC transporter permease has translation MSKKLNLPKLFGYAGLAIFCIISLLPIWMALKTAITMPSDVFSTANSLWVNNPVFGNFLRVLGLPSDVPPPANSGSPINFMIALRNSVVYTGLLVTGQLFFSSLAAYAFARLRFPGRDAIFYSFIAATMIPSIVLFIPNFILIRQLGLLNSFAGMVAPNILMLPFAVFFLRQFFLSTPKELEEAARLDGLSWFKVYWHIALPLQRGPLATLAILLSIQAWNDFFWPFLVGQKENVQVMAVALANYQSQTGQGQPDWTGLMAAVMLSIIPVLILLVFFGRRIVESLQTSGMK, from the coding sequence ATGTCAAAGAAACTCAACCTGCCAAAACTGTTCGGCTATGCGGGCCTTGCCATTTTCTGCATCATCTCGCTGTTGCCCATCTGGATGGCGCTCAAAACGGCCATCACCATGCCCTCGGATGTCTTTTCCACGGCCAACAGCCTTTGGGTCAACAATCCGGTTTTCGGCAATTTTCTGCGTGTGCTGGGTCTGCCCAGTGATGTGCCACCACCGGCCAACTCGGGCTCACCAATCAACTTCATGATCGCGCTCAGAAACAGTGTGGTCTATACCGGCCTTCTCGTCACCGGCCAGCTGTTCTTCTCGTCGCTGGCGGCCTATGCCTTTGCAAGACTGCGTTTTCCCGGGCGGGACGCGATCTTCTACAGTTTCATCGCGGCGACGATGATCCCCTCGATCGTGCTGTTCATTCCCAATTTCATCCTGATCCGCCAGTTGGGCCTGCTCAACAGCTTTGCAGGCATGGTTGCCCCGAACATCCTGATGCTGCCCTTCGCGGTCTTCTTCCTGCGCCAGTTCTTCCTTTCAACGCCCAAGGAGCTGGAAGAAGCAGCGCGGCTCGATGGCCTCAGCTGGTTCAAGGTCTATTGGCATATTGCCCTGCCGTTACAGCGCGGACCGCTGGCCACTCTGGCCATCCTTCTGTCCATTCAGGCCTGGAATGATTTCTTCTGGCCGTTCCTCGTGGGGCAGAAAGAAAATGTACAGGTGATGGCCGTCGCCCTCGCCAACTATCAAAGCCAGACAGGACAAGGTCAGCCGGACTGGACCGGTCTGATGGCCGCAGTGATGCTGTCGATCATTCCGGTGCTGATCCTGCTCGTGTTCTTTGGTCGCCGTATCGTCGAATCCTTGCAAACAAGTGGCATGAAATAG
- a CDS encoding sugar ABC transporter substrate-binding protein yields MKTLTHYLLVSAAVLAPTTVFAQDTVHYWMWDGQQAPVYQLCANDFEAMNSDIHIEITQTGWDQYWTNLTTSFISGDAPDVFVNHLMRLPEFAANQMIEDLTPLLAKASYDTSGYLPGLLENWSKDGAVYGLPKDWATVAVAYDRDKLKTAGLKPSDLADMTWNPEDGGSFQKIIAHLTVDTNGKRGDEEGFDPNSVATFGLVLNPLSPQGETEWAYLAASTGWRFIDEPWSTHYNFDDPRLAQSLTWIRDLARVHHLMPTVEQTGRLGAETLIFSDKGAMTVTGSWLVGLYHQSKPSVAFAPIPAGPEGRKTMFNGLADSIWTGSPVKDAAWKWVQYLGSDACQATVAKAGVVFPAQQDQIETTVKAFEEKGVDVSAFTKVATSETTFAPPITDYGNEISSIVKAALEKVMLGQQKPEEILTNANEEVNSLF; encoded by the coding sequence ATGAAGACTCTAACGCACTATCTACTCGTGTCCGCAGCCGTTCTGGCTCCGACAACCGTCTTTGCGCAAGATACCGTGCACTACTGGATGTGGGATGGACAACAGGCACCGGTCTATCAGCTGTGTGCAAATGATTTCGAGGCGATGAATAGCGACATCCATATCGAGATCACGCAAACCGGCTGGGACCAATACTGGACGAACCTGACCACCAGCTTCATTTCCGGTGACGCCCCTGACGTCTTCGTCAATCACCTGATGCGCCTGCCTGAGTTTGCCGCCAACCAGATGATTGAAGACCTCACGCCGCTTCTTGCCAAAGCGTCCTATGATACATCGGGCTATCTGCCGGGCTTGCTGGAAAACTGGTCCAAGGATGGCGCCGTTTATGGCCTTCCCAAAGACTGGGCAACTGTCGCCGTCGCCTATGACCGTGACAAACTGAAGACTGCGGGCCTGAAACCCTCGGATCTGGCTGATATGACTTGGAATCCCGAGGACGGCGGCAGCTTCCAGAAGATTATCGCGCACCTTACCGTCGATACCAACGGCAAGCGCGGTGATGAAGAAGGGTTTGACCCGAATTCTGTTGCCACCTTCGGCCTCGTACTCAACCCGCTGAGCCCGCAAGGGGAAACCGAATGGGCCTATCTGGCCGCCAGCACAGGCTGGAGGTTCATCGATGAGCCATGGTCGACCCACTATAATTTTGATGACCCGCGTCTTGCCCAGTCACTGACGTGGATTCGCGATCTGGCTCGTGTGCATCATCTGATGCCGACTGTGGAACAGACAGGGCGTCTGGGAGCAGAAACCCTGATATTCTCGGACAAGGGCGCGATGACGGTAACCGGTTCATGGCTTGTGGGCCTTTACCATCAATCGAAACCATCGGTTGCCTTTGCGCCGATTCCGGCAGGACCGGAAGGTCGCAAAACCATGTTCAACGGCCTGGCAGACTCCATCTGGACCGGCAGCCCGGTCAAGGATGCCGCGTGGAAATGGGTGCAATATCTTGGCTCTGATGCCTGTCAGGCAACCGTTGCCAAGGCTGGCGTTGTCTTCCCGGCCCAGCAGGACCAAATCGAGACTACCGTCAAGGCTTTCGAGGAAAAAGGTGTCGATGTATCCGCCTTCACCAAGGTTGCGACCAGCGAGACCACCTTTGCACCGCCGATTACCGACTATGGCAACGAGATTTCCTCCATCGTCAAAGCGGCTCTTGAGAAGGTCATGCTAGGGCAACAAAAGCCCGAAGAGATCCTCACCAACGCAAATGAAGAAGTGAACAGCCTTTTCTGA
- the ugpC gene encoding sn-glycerol-3-phosphate ABC transporter ATP-binding protein UgpC translates to MSSLELKNVNKRYGEAHIIHDIDLKIEAGEFCVFVGPSGCGKSTLLRMIAGLEDISSGSLAIGGEPMNDVDPAKRGVAMVFQSYALYPHMTVRENMGFGLRFDKTPKEEINRRVNEAAAVLELDGLLDRKPKALSGGQRQRVAIGRAIVRKPNVFLFDEPLSNLDAELRVNMRVEIARLHKELGTTIIYVTHDQVEAMTLADKIVVLRAGSIEQVGAPLTLYDDPDNLFIAGFIGSPKMNFLEATVREVTGQSVTLQLDDVEAAPFSMDLKGSMPAEGGKLTVGIRPEFLSPEGAVQLKLTTDIVEHLGGESYIYARTQANQRIVMKLADARQFRTGEAITAAFDVSRAFLFDAAGMRLR, encoded by the coding sequence ATGTCTAGTCTCGAACTCAAAAATGTCAACAAACGTTATGGCGAGGCCCATATCATTCATGACATCGACCTGAAAATCGAAGCCGGAGAATTCTGCGTTTTCGTTGGACCTTCGGGCTGTGGCAAGTCCACACTGCTGCGTATGATCGCTGGCCTTGAAGACATTTCAAGCGGTTCACTGGCCATTGGCGGCGAGCCGATGAATGATGTGGATCCGGCCAAACGCGGCGTCGCCATGGTGTTCCAGAGTTACGCGCTCTATCCTCACATGACTGTGCGCGAGAATATGGGCTTTGGTCTGCGCTTTGACAAAACCCCAAAGGAAGAAATCAACCGACGGGTCAATGAAGCCGCCGCAGTGCTTGAACTGGATGGCCTTCTGGACAGGAAACCAAAGGCGCTCTCCGGTGGCCAGCGTCAGCGCGTCGCCATTGGACGCGCCATTGTGCGCAAGCCGAATGTCTTCCTGTTTGACGAACCGCTGTCCAACCTAGACGCAGAATTGCGGGTCAACATGCGCGTCGAAATCGCCCGGCTGCATAAAGAGCTGGGCACAACGATCATCTATGTCACCCACGATCAGGTGGAAGCCATGACACTGGCTGACAAGATTGTTGTCTTGCGGGCAGGCAGCATCGAACAGGTCGGGGCTCCGCTCACCCTTTATGATGATCCGGACAATCTTTTTATTGCCGGCTTCATCGGTTCGCCAAAGATGAACTTCCTTGAAGCCACTGTTAGGGAAGTGACAGGCCAGAGCGTGACACTCCAGCTTGATGACGTCGAGGCGGCTCCTTTCAGTATGGACCTCAAGGGCAGCATGCCCGCTGAAGGAGGCAAGTTGACTGTGGGCATCCGACCGGAATTCCTCTCGCCGGAAGGGGCAGTGCAGCTCAAGCTGACGACAGACATCGTCGAGCATCTGGGTGGCGAGTCCTACATCTACGCCCGCACGCAGGCCAACCAGCGCATCGTCATGAAGCTTGCCGACGCGCGCCAGTTCAGGACCGGTGAAGCCATAACAGCAGCCTTCGATGTATCAAGGGCCTTCCTGTTCGATGCAGCCGGCATGCGGCTGCGCTAG